A window of the Henningerozyma blattae CBS 6284 chromosome 10, complete genome genome harbors these coding sequences:
- the THS1 gene encoding threonine--tRNA ligase THS1 (similar to Saccharomyces cerevisiae THS1 (YIL078W); ancestral locus Anc_7.280), with translation MSAPESSAAAAVAEGVKNMNVQDKANKSNAKKDNKKKGGKNANLYLSPEPEFIDERIQLFEKLYSEYNEKISKLEHVPIKIVLKDGSIKEGIAYETTPMDIAKGIAVSLADRLCIAKVNGKLWDLDRPFESSISNEEIKLQLLDFDDEEGKKVFWHSSAHVLGEACECNLGAHICLGPPTDDGFFYEFATRDSLKEKDPNVEERTVSQADFPNLEGVAKDCIKQKQKFERLVMSKEDLLKMFHYSKYKTYLVQTKIPDGGETTVYRCGKLIDLCVGPHIPHTGRIKAFKLLKASACYFLGDSDNDSLQRVYGVSFPDKKLMDAHLKFLAEAAARDHRRIGKEQELFLFNEMSPGSCFWLPHGTRIYQTLTSLMRTEYRKRGYEEVITPNMYNSKLWETSGHWANYKENMFSFEVEKETYGLKPMNCPGHCLMFKARERSYRELPWRVADFGVIHRNEFSGALSGLTRVRRFQQDDAHIFCRQDQIETEIENIFDFLQYIYGVFGFEFKMELSTRPEKYVGELETWNAAETKLASALKSWGGKWEINEGDGAFYGPKIDIMISDALRRWHQCATIQLDFQLPNRFELEFKAQDNKSEEAYERPVMIHRAILGSVERMTAILTEHFAGKWPFWLSPRQILVVPVGVKYQSYAQEIRDKFHNAGFYADVDLTGNTLQKKVRNGQMLKYNFIFIVGEQEMNENSVNIRNRDIMEQQGKNATVNVDVVLKQMKNLLEEKRNDNALI, from the coding sequence tacaatgaaaaaatttctaaattggAACATGTTCCAATTAAGATTGTCTTAAAAGATGGTTCCATCAAGGAAGGTATTGCTTATGAAACTACTCCTATGGACATTGCCAAGGGTATTGCAGTTTCTTTAGCTGACAGATTATGTATTGCCAAAGTCAATGGTAAATTATGGGATTTAGATAGACCTTTTGAAAGCTCAATTTCTAACGAAGAAATCAAATTGCAATTGCTTGATTTTGACGATGAAGAAGGTAAAAAAGTTTTCTGGCATTCATCTGCCCATGTTCTGGGTGAAGCTTGTGAATGTAACTTAGGTGCTCATATTTGTTTAGGTCCACCAACCGATGATGGTTTCTTTTACGAATTTGCTACAAGAGATTCtttaaaggaaaaagaTCCAAATGTTGAAGAAAGAACTGTCTCCCAAGCAGATTTCCCAAATTTGGAAGGTGTCGCCAAAGACTGCATcaagcaaaagcaaaaattCGAAAGATTAGTTATGTCTaaagaagatttattaaagatgtTCCATTACTCCAAGTATAAGACTTATTTAGTTCAAACAAAGATTCCAGATGGTGGTGAAACTACTGTCTATAGATGTGGTAAATTAATCGATTTATGTGTTGGCCCACATATTCCTCACACTGGCCGTATTAAGGctttcaaattattgaagGCTTCTGCCTGTTATTTCTTAGGTGATTCCGATAATGATTCTTTACAAAGAGTCTATGGTGTTTCTTTCCCAGATAAGAAATTAATGGATGCTCACTTAAAATTCTTAGCTGAAGCTGCTGCTAGAGATCATAGAAGAATTGGTAAAGaacaagaattattcttatttaatgaaatgtCTCCAGGTTCTTGTTTCTGGTTACCACATGGTACTAGAATTTATCAAACTTTAACTTCTTTGATGAGAACTGAATACCGTAAGAGAGGTTACGAAGAAGTCATCACTCCAAACATGTATAACTCTAAATTATGGGAAACCTCTGGTCACTGGGCTAATTACAAGGAAAACATGTTCAGCTTCgaagttgaaaaagaaacttATGGTTTGAAGCCAATGAACTGTCCAGGTCATTGTTTGATGTTTAAAGCTAGAGAACGTTCTTACAGAGAATTACCTTGGAGAGTCGCTGATTTCGGTGTTATTCACAGAAACGAATTTTCTGGTGCCTTGTCTGGTTTGACTCGTGTTAGAAGATTCCAACAAGATGATGCTCATATCTTCTGTAGACAAGACCAAATTGAAActgaaattgaaaacatTTTCGATTTCTTACAATACATTTATGGTGTATTTGGTTTCGAATTTAAGATGGAATTATCTACTAGACCAGAAAAATATGTTGGTGAATTGGAAACCTGGAATGCTGCTGAAACTAAGTTAGCTTCTGCTCTGAAATCTTGGGGTGGTAAATGGGAAATTAATGAAGGTGATGGTGCTTTCTATGGTCCAAAGATCGATATTATGATTTCTGATGCTTTAAGAAGATGGCATCAATGTGCTACTATCCAATTAGATTTCCAATTACCAAACAGATTTGAATTGGAATTCAAAGCTCAAGACAACAAGAGTGAAGAAGCCTATGAAAGACCAGTTATGATTCATCGTGCTATCTTAGGTTCTGTAGAAAGAATGACTGCTATCTTAACTGAACATTTTGCTGGTAAATGGCCATTCTGGTTATCTCCAAGACAAATTCTTGTCGTACCAGTCGGTGTTAAATATCAATCATATGCCCAAGAAATCCGTGATAAATTCCATAATGCAGGCTTTTACGCTGATGTCGATTTGACTGGTAACACTTTACAAAAGAAGGTTAGAAACGGTCAAATgttgaaatataatttcatcttcattgtTGGTGAACAAGAAATGAATGAAAACTCGGTTAACATTAGAAACAGAGACATTATGGAACAACAAGGTAAGAACGCCACTGTGAATGTAGATGTTGTCTTgaaacaaatgaaaaacttactagaagaaaaaagaaacgatAATGCTTTAATCTAG
- the GET2 gene encoding GET complex subunit GET2 (similar to Saccharomyces cerevisiae GET2 (YER083C); ancestral locus Anc_7.277): MTEISEAEKRRILRERRQKKFASGGAKSRLEKITGQAGSLMTTESPIGTNVKEATSELHSGNGASASLSRTAEVAKEKPAVIEDISNPSQQGKVDNPSVEIFKQLATNNPDSVNSTPDLFSLLGSMSGVSGVPNEPGLPDLSNFQMSTSVDQDILKYHNYLVDRLKVWSILIKWIFFLLPLAYLITRTEESSSIIPIPESLQFITSKSNFFTVFITFEIVATSIYYQQLMSIEKANKVDTLQNNSMILKVLSFIPADKFPIANIRSLVGLGLQYWDVLYMFLGDLCFMLVILGLAYIF, translated from the coding sequence ATGACTGAAATATCTGAAGctgaaaaaagaagaattttgAGAGAAAGAAGACAAAAGAAATTTGCCTCGGGTGGAGCCAAATCCagattagaaaaaataactgGCCAAGCCGGTAGCCTTATGACAACTGAATCTCCAATTGGTACAAATGTCAAAGAAGCTACTAGTGAATTGCATTCAGGCAATGGTGCATCAGCATCATTATCAAGAACAGCAGAAGTGGCCAAAGAAAAACCCGCCGTTATTGAAGATATATCAAACCCATCACAACAAGGCAAAGTAGATAATCCTAGCGTAGAAATCTTTAAGCAATTGGCTACTAATAATCCAGATAGTGTCAACTCTACTCCAGACCTATTTTCGCTTTTAGGGTCCATGTCTGGTGTTAGTGGCGTTCCAAACGAACCTGGCTTACCAGACTtatcaaattttcaaatgtCAACTTCTGTCGATCAAGATATCTTAAAGtatcataattatttaGTTGACAGACTAAAGGTTTGgtcaatattaataaaatggattttctttttgctTCCATTGGCCTATTTAATTACTAGGACTGAAGAATCATCCTCCATTATTCCAATTCCAGAAAGTTTGCAATTTATTACTTctaaatctaattttttcactGTTTTTATCACCTTTGAGATTGTTGCAACATCTATATATTATCAACAATTAATGAGTATTGAAAAAGCTAACAAAGTTGATACTCTACAAAATAATAGCATGATACTAAAGGTTTTATCATTCATCCCTGCAGATAAATTTCCAATTGCAAATATTAGGAGTTTGGTTGGTTTAGGTTTACAATATTGGGATGTCTTGTATATGTTCTTAGGTGATCTATGTTTCATGTTAGTCATTCTAGGTTTagcatatatattttaa
- the UTP7 gene encoding Utp7p (similar to Saccharomyces cerevisiae UTP7 (YER082C); ancestral locus Anc_7.275) has translation MVSTEAKKTQAGKASRPRPNQGKYERNFNKNASKKYRKAKDKRLRANMKKMDEQYIDSVTSAASTEYLLPESAGYLEAEGEMEKTFKVKQSEIKDSVDESTVNKALDLSLKEFGPYYINYSKNGTHLLISGHKGHVASMDWRKGALRAELNLNESCFAATYLQNEQYFALAQKKYVFIYDHEGIELHRLKHHIEARHLQFLPYHYLMASAGETGWLKYQDVSTGELVSELRTKLGPTTAMTQNPWNAVMHLGHSNGTVTLWSPTMSEPLVKLLSARGPITSIAVDRSGYYMATTGSDKSLKIWDIRNFKELHTTRALPTPASNVTISDTGLLAVSRGPHLTIWKDCLKSDENAKPCFGSMGGDKTRNTPYMSNLLAGNKIENMQFVPFEDLLGIGHQDGVTNLIIPGSGEANFDALEINPYESSKQRQDQEVRTLLNKLPADSIMLDPNQLGVVDKRSSSVRLTAKDLAQITTDSSNQSKNEKDSLNSNASSKGKTGLQNFLRKKNQNVIDERKLRIQKQLEKENEDLKRKQQLERGEIVEEPKDLMDEALSRFS, from the coding sequence ATGGTTTCTACAGAGGCTAAGAAGACCCAGGCTGGTAAAGCTTCCAGGCCTAGACCTAATCAAGGCAAATATGAGAGaaattttaacaaaaatgcttcaaaaaaatatcgtAAGGCAAAGGATAAAAGGTTACGTGCTAACATGAAGAAGATGGATGAACAATATATTGATTCAGTCACTTCTGCAGCTTCAACAGAATATCTGTTGCCTGAATCAGCAGGTTATTTAGAAGCGGAAGGCGAAATGGAAAAGACTTTTAAAGTTAAACAATctgaaattaaagatagCGTTGATGAATCCACAGTAAATAAAGCTTTAGATTTATCGTTGAAAGAATTTGGTCcctattatataaattattctaaaaatggtactcatttattaatatcagGACATAAAGGTCATGTTGCTTCTATGGATTGGAGAAAAGGTGCATTACGTGCcgaattaaatttaaatgaatcatGCTTTGCAGCCACCTATTTACAGAATGAACAATACTTTGCACTGgcacaaaaaaaatatgttttTATATACGATCATGAAGGTATTGAATTACATCGTTTGAAGCATCATATCGAAGCTAGgcatttacaatttttgcCATATCATTACTTAATGGCCAGCGCTGGTGAAACTGGTTGGTTAAAGTATCAAGATGTGTCAACTGGTGAATTGGTATCAGAACTGAGAACTAAATTAGGACCAACTACGGCAATGACTCAGAATCCATGGAATGCTGTTATGCATCTAGGCCATAGTAACGGTACAGTTACTTTATGGTCACCTACAATGTCTGAGCCATTAGTAAAATTACTCTCTGCCAGAGGTCCAATTACAAGTATTGCAGTTGATAGAAGCGGTTATTATATGGCAACTACTGGTTCTGACAAATCATTAAAGATTTGGGATATCAGAAACTTTAAAGAGTTGCACACAACTAGGGCTTTACCTACTCCTGCTTCTAATGTAACTATTTCTGATACTGGTTTGTTGGCAGTTTCTAGAGGTCCTCACTTGACAATTTGGAAAGACTGTTTGAAATCTGATGAAAATGCTAAGCCTTGTTTTGGTTCTATGGGTGGTGATAAAACTAGAAATACACCATATATGTCTAATTTGTTAGCTGGTaacaaaatagaaaatatgcAATTTGTGCCATTTGAAGATTTGTTAGGTATTGGTCATCAGGATGGGGTTACAAACTTGATTATTCCTGGTTCTGGTGAGGCTAATTTCGATGCTTTAGAAATTAATCCTTATGAATCTAGTAAACAAAGACAAGATCAAGAAGTTAGAACTTTACTAAACAAATTGCCTGCAGATTCTATTATGCTGGATCCAAACCAATTGGGTGTTGTAGATAAGCGTTCTTCTAGTGTCAGACTAACCGCAAAGGATTTGGCTCAAATAACGACAGATTCTTCAAATCAAtcgaaaaatgaaaaagataGTCTAAATAGCAATGCAAGCAGTAAAGGTAAAACTGGTCTCCAGAATTTCTTACGTAAGAAGAATCAAAATGTTATTGATGAGAGAAAGCTCAGAATTCAAAAGCAacttgaaaaagaaaatgagGATCTTAAGAGAAAGCAGCAACTCGAGCGTGGTGAGATCGTAGAAGAACCTAAAGATTTAATGGACGAAGCATTGAGTAGATTTagctga
- the SPO22 gene encoding Spo22p (similar to Saccharomyces cerevisiae SPO22 (YIL073C); ancestral locus Anc_7.272), which translates to MSEIISKFTSTMEEFCEVSRWINQCISNSKPLEITDLTMINNKIDALYLIAENYDKSFRTNIVNFPSDLILRVENNASILWNSIAIALKVENNQENLKTFVRCDLFATILLSIHEAIDTGITKKLRVFKCYIIILKQITKFSNSDAWLQLLKETTFLLEKWFQIIENAFSNTSETPFTEGETLEFKQLKFEYFLLNMQLTIRNGNFETAKLYESQTDIPNNIDKLDPPLLLELCQIIYNSTVDLKELKSVKCTKPGHITQQFTDSDHLEVIKFIIYFLKKALEYLSLDVKGLKGNLEYSNIRYNILLFLTDSFINFYEQLDSNIEDCQFYLNMLQNEYPKNTEPFQLAIKLCKKKVSQNQEVNIKEILMGLITSVDIYIHLDTILGCISDFAELSTSDAVIILDYLLNNKVDFDSNSDIAEKIILSRYYLTVQSKTLTIQEIISSIIKFSELIKRLIVHNFSKHIAASIITLLWNAGKKFEKEEMFNESVEFYKLCLIPLISEKYNDKIKLKRALLSAYIKSNDYKMAHNLFNEFSNEEQMNPLNQFYMLRLTFLEKNIDDTLKHLKLIADSNFDKTIDILLLAVVEIKSNSQLLLEGVNLLFQILDDKQLNDKKLSEYSIPTLAVIRYSIQLILKTHDELDLKDFLKKYSSTILSLLEKGFEFANRICIIKKIPKINVENNATLETVSVSDIEWFSSTSYNISVKGLTEPLCAQPFVKLSKKFFSLVPTNEFSFPKSFHYWFWKTRTDILEIVIEKDLIDMENIAAWKSLYQKSDFLLQNVIEKKNSTEFIEENTDLEKNQIKECINDATKVNIEILIYLKEKLKINALLEHNEISSNFEIYSYIESLLLSKNFKSEILGCDILLKLFQKNVFNTEVNCVTLCFWLRVLLEWSIRNNYSIPIDIIRCIQTRIKNNTTSSAEDINYISEELEVIVTLCWNKGINFIIEEQKSLGTDWCLSAKDCAYLVTDNLGKHFEDLWKSLNDSAKIND; encoded by the exons ATGTCAGagattatttcaaaatttactTCCACCATGGAAGAATTCTGTG AGGTTTCGAGATGGATTAATCAAtgtatttcaaattcaaaaccACTGGAAATAACAGACCTTACtatgattaataataaaattgacGCACTATATTTGATTGCAGAAAATTATGATAAATCGTTTAGAACAAATATAGTGAATTTTCCTTcagatttaatattaaggGTTGAAAACAATGCCTCAATCTTATGGAATTCAATTGCAATTGCTTTAAAAGTTGAAAATAATCAAGAGAATTTAAAGACATTCGTTCGATGCGATTTATTCGCAACAATCCTATTATCAATTCATGAGGCTATTGATACAGGAAtcacaaaaaaattaagggTATTTAAGTGctatattataattctaAAACAAATTACGAAGTTTAGTAATAGTGACGCTTGGTTACAGCTATTAAAAGAAACTACTTttcttttagaaaaatggtttcaaattattgaaaacgCATTTTCTAATACTTCTGAAACTCCATTCACAGAAGGTGAAACCTTAGAAttcaaacaattaaaattcgaatattttcttctaaatATGCAATTAACTATAAGAAATGGAAACTTTGAAACAGCGAAGCTCTACGAATCACAAACCGACATACCAAATAACATAGATAAGTTGGATCCGCCATTGTTATTAGAGTTATgccaaataatatacaattcAACAGTTGATTTAAAAGAGTTAAAATCAGTAAAGTGTACTAAACCAGGACATATCACCCAGCAATTTACAGATTCTGACCATTTAGAAGtcataaaatttataatttattttctcaAAAAAGCTTTAGAATATCTATCTCTTGATGTTAAAGGATTAAAAGGTAACCTAGAATACAGTAACATAAGATATAATATCTTATTATTCCTAACTgattcatttattaatttttatgaGCAATTAGATAGTAATATTGAGGATtgtcaattttatttaaatatgcTACAGAATGAATATCCCAAAAATACAGAGCCATTTCAGCTTGCTATTAAACTttgcaaaaaaaaggtTTCTCAAAATCAAGAAGTAAacataaaagaaatattaatggGACTAATAACCTCTGTAGATATTTACATTCATTTAGACACAATTTTAGGGTGTATAAGTGATTTTGCTGAATTATCTACAAGTGATGCTGTAATAATTCTAGATTacttattaaataataaggtAGATTTTGATTCCAATAGTGATATTgcagaaaaaattattctttcTCGTTATTACTTAACAGTCCAATCCAAAACTCTCACAATTCAGGAAATAATATCAAgcattataaaattttcagaACTAATCAAACGTTTAATTGTTCATAACTTTTCTAAACATATAGCTGCTAGCATAATAACATTATTATGGAATGCAGGGAAGAAATTTGAGAAGGAAGAAATGTTTAATGAATCTGttgaattttataaattatgtTTAATTCCACTCATTtcagaaaaatataatgataagattaaattaaaaCGTGCTTTACTTTCAGCATATATTAAAAGCAATGACTATAAAATGGCacataatttatttaatgagTTCTCTAACGAAGAGCAAATGAATcctttaaatcaattttatatGCTAAGATTAAcatttttggaaaaaaatattgatgacACTCTTAAACATTTAAAACTCATAGCAGACTccaattttgataaaactATTGATATTTTGCTTCTAGCTGTGgtagaaattaaatcaaattctCAATTATTACTAGAAGGTGTGAATTTattgtttcaaattttagATGATAAGCAATTAAATGACAAAAAACTATCTGAATATTCTATTCCTACTCTGGCAGTGATTCGGTATTCGATACAACTTATATTGAAGACACATGACGAATTAGATCTAAAAGATTTCTTGAAGAAGTATTCatcaacaattttaagTCTTTTAGAAAAAGGATTTGAATTTGCTAATAGAATCtgtataattaaaaaaataccaaAAATTAATGTCGAAAACAATGCAACTTTAGAGACAGTTTCTGTAAGTGATATCGAATGGTTTTCTTCTACATCGTATAATATTTCCGTTAAGGGATTAACTGAACCTCTTTGTGCACAACCTTTTGTTAAGCTatccaaaaaattttttagtttAGTTCCAAcaaatgaattttcttttcctaAAAGCTTCCATTATTGGTTTTGGAAGACTAGGACagatattttagaaatagTAATAGAAAAAGATCTAATAGATATGGAAAATATTGCTGCTTGGAAATCCTTATACCAGAAATCTGATTTTTTACTACAAAATGTTAtagagaagaaaaattcaactgaatttattgaagaaaatacaGACTTAGAGAAGAATCAGATAAAAGAGTGTATAAATGACGCCACAAAagttaatattgaaattctaatatatcTTAAGGAAAAGTTGAAGATTAACGCACTATTAGAACACAACGAAATATCAAgcaattttgaaatttattcgTACATTGAGTCCCTATTGCTTTCAAAGAATTTCAAGTCTGAAATCTTAGGCTGCGATATTTTGTTAAAActtttccaaaaaaatgTTTTCAATACAGAGGTAAATTGCGTTACTCTTTGCTTTTGGCTTAGAGTTTTGCTGGAATGGTCAATAAGAAATAACTATAGTATACctattgatattataaGATGTATACAAACAAGGATTAAAAATAACACAACTTCTTCAGCTGAggatataaattatatatcaGAAGAACTCGAAGTAATAGTAACTTTGTGTTGGAATAAaggaattaattttataattgaaGAACAAAAGTCATTGGGTACTGATTGGTGCTTAAGTGCTAAAGATTGTGCTTACCTTGTGACTGATAATTTGGGTAAGCATTTTGAAGACTTGTGGAAATCCTTAAATGATTCTGCAAAAATCaatgattaa
- the TBLA0J01310 gene encoding uncharacterized protein has protein sequence MQYKHTLAAASLATVAMAAYVPSEPWSTLSPNATFSGAISNYNGSFGIAVFPLATSTSSAAKGKRDAISQIGDGQIQAATTTTGTPIKTPPPAAPPAPAPKTEVTTNTAVAPKTVATTNTAVEVMTQATTVTNVAVKTEATTTTKVATIATTSTAVNVMTEATTVTNFAQQTTAKTFAKTVTSVTEETFATTFTSVTAETKTITPPAQAPPAPAANGCEEGAAAVSQITDGQVQATVAVTKPKACTPTTKPTVAAVPKRTEAAVSQIGDGQVQATTKAEAPTFAPTTTSSVKTETAVSQITDGQIQATNKPATTTSNGTKNTAAPAVSGSSTKASGSSTASTSAPQASDDSFFQATACKNNGTLTMNLKNGILTDEKGRIGSIVANRQFQFDGPPPQAGAIYAAGWSITPQGNLALGDSDVFYQCLSGNFYNIYDENQGAQCQKVYLQAVELTNC, from the coding sequence ATGCAATACAAACACACGCTCGCTGCTGCTTCTTTAGCTACTGTCGCTATGGCTGCTTATGTACCATCTGAACCATGGTCTACATTGAGCCCAAACGCTACCTTTAGTGGCGCTATATCAAATTACAATGGTTCATTTGGTATTGCAGTCTTCCCATTAGCTACTTCCACCTCCTCTGCTGCTAAAGGAAAGAGAGATGCTATTTCTCAAATTGGTGATGGTCAAATTCAAGCCGCTACTACCACCACTGGTACTCCAATTAAAACTCCACCACCAGCCGCTCCACCAGCCCCAGCCCCAAAAACTGAAGTTACAACCAATACCGCTGTTGCTCCAAAGACTGTTGCTACCACTAACACTGCTGTTGAAGTTATGACTCAAGCTACCACTGTTACTAACGTTGCTGTCAAGACTGAAGCTACCACTACAACCAAAGTTGCAACAATTGCTACTACCAGCACTGCCGTTAATGTTATGACTGAAGCTACTACTGTCACTAATTTTGCTCAACAAACTACTGCTAAAACTTTCGCTAAGACCGTCACTTCAGTCACTGAAGAAACTTTTGCTACAACTTTCACTTCTGTTACTGCTGAAACCAAGACAATTACTCCACCAGCCCAAGCCCCACCAGCTCCAGCTGCTAATGGTTGTGAAGAAGGTGCTGCTGCAGTTTCTCAAATTACTGACGGTCAAGTTCAAGCTACTGTTGCTGTAACTAAACCAAAGGCTTGTACACCAACTACCAAACCAACTGTTGCTGCTGTTCCAAAGAGAACGGAAGCTGCTGTTTCTCAAATTGGTGATGGTCAAGTTCAAGCTACCACAAAGGCTGAAGCTCCAACTTTTGCTCCAACTACCACTTCTTCAGTTAAGACTGAAACTGCTGTATCACAAATTACTGATGGCCAAATACAAGCTACCAACAAGCCAGCTACTACTACCTCTAACGGTACCAAAAACACTGCTGCCCCAGCTGTTTCTGGTTCTAGCACTAAAGCCTCTGGCTCTTCAACTGCTTCTACCTCTGCTCCTCAAGCTTCTGATGATTCTTTCTTCCAAGCTACCGCCTGTAAAAACAATGGTACTTTAACAATGAATCTAAAGAATGGTATCTTAACCGATGAAAAGGGTAGAATTGGTTCTATTGTTGCTAACAGACAATTCCAATTTGATGGTCCACCACCACAAGCTGGTGCCATTTACGCTGCTGGTTGGTCTATCACACCACAAGGTAACTTGGCTTTAGGTGACAGCGATGTTTTCTACCAATGTTTATCTGGTAATTTCTACAATATTTATGATGAAAACCAAGGTGCTCAATGTCAAAAAGTATACTTACAAGCTGTTGAACTAACAAACTGTTAA